From a region of the Candidatus Gracilibacteria bacterium genome:
- a CDS encoding nucleotide exchange factor GrpE, with amino-acid sequence MSENHDKEEILEEELMQEAEEVVADLEESEEAQLDEEITVSGDDELTKLKDLLARNQADYENFKKRTQRDKEDMIFFLKGDIFKKILPRLDDLERIIKNTPEDQKTQALFEGVVALEKTLKKDINSFGIQKFESKGCTINPERHDVMTQVPGEEGIIIDEFESGYMLGDRVLRVAKVVAGNGL; translated from the coding sequence ATGTCAGAAAATCATGACAAAGAAGAAATACTGGAAGAAGAACTCATGCAAGAAGCTGAAGAAGTTGTTGCAGATTTAGAAGAGAGTGAAGAAGCTCAACTAGATGAAGAGATAACAGTAAGTTGAGATGATGAATTAACAAAACTTAAGGATCTTTTAGCCCGAAATCAAGCTGATTATGAGAACTTTAAAAAACGAACTCAGAGAGATAAAGAGGATATGATTTTTTTCTTAAAGTGAGATATCTTTAAAAAAATACTTCCTAGACTCGATGATCTAGAAAGAATTATTAAAAATACTCCAGAAGATCAAAAAACTCAAGCATTATTCGAATGAGTCGTTGCATTGGAAAAAACACTTAAAAAAGATATTAATTCTTTTTGAATACAAAAATTTGAGAGTAAATGATGCACTATAAATCCTGAACGACACGATGTTATGACTCAAGTTCCCTGAGAAGAGTGAATTATTATTGACGAGTTTGAATCTTGATATATGCTTTGAGATAGAGTACTGAGAGTTGCAAAAGTTGTTGCTTGAAATGGACTATAA
- the tilS gene encoding tRNA lysidine(34) synthetase TilS, producing the protein MKLDLEKFLEKYNSGDEKIILGCSTGADSMFLLYQLLDTKFRDNIIVAFFNHNTRVQCAEEERFIVELGKKEGFTVEVADCDFDKIMKLYPSKGFEELAREKRYQFFDALMHIHSAKYVMTAHHLDDRIETMMFNMIRGTKLTGLINMTLESGIMLRPLIGVKKGDIYEYLQENNLKYFEDESNNSNDYSRNYIRNEVIPSFKHIHPEYQKNISQLLNYFEVLKEYIDSEVLEFLGKYDTKFFSIKNFLGLSPLLQKEIIRYIYFITNNKSTIGLTESNINEVIRFMNGKNNKTKKEIQGMKLFKDGDNILY; encoded by the coding sequence TTGAAACTTGATTTAGAAAAATTTCTAGAAAAATATAACTCATGAGATGAGAAAATAATACTGTGATGTTCTACGTGAGCAGATAGTATGTTTTTGTTGTACCAATTACTAGATACAAAATTTAGAGATAATATAATTGTGGCATTTTTCAATCACAACACAAGAGTACAATGTGCAGAGGAAGAAAGGTTTATTGTAGAACTCTGAAAAAAAGAATGATTCACTGTAGAAGTTGCAGATTGTGACTTCGATAAAATAATGAAGTTATATCCGAGCAAAGGTTTTGAAGAACTAGCGAGAGAAAAGAGGTATCAATTTTTTGATGCACTTATGCATATTCATTCTGCTAAATATGTAATGACAGCTCATCATTTAGATGATAGGATTGAAACGATGATGTTTAATATGATACGTGGTACAAAACTCACATGACTTATCAATATGACTCTTGAATCTTGAATTATGCTTCGTCCTTTGATATGAGTGAAAAAAGGTGATATATATGAGTACTTACAAGAAAATAATCTAAAATATTTTGAAGATGAATCCAATAATAGTAATGATTATTCACGAAACTATATTAGAAACGAAGTTATTCCAAGTTTTAAACACATTCATCCAGAGTATCAAAAAAATATTTCTCAACTTTTAAATTATTTTGAGGTATTAAAAGAATATATAGATAGTGAAGTTCTAGAATTTTTATGAAAATACGATACAAAGTTTTTTTCAATCAAGAATTTTCTTTGACTCTCCCCACTTCTACAAAAAGAAATTATCAGATATATTTATTTTATAACGAATAATAAATCTACGATATGACTCACGGAGTCTAATATCAACGAAGTTATTAGATTTATGAACTGAAAAAATAATAAAACAAAGAAAGAAATTCAAGGTATGAAACTCTTCAAAGATTGAGATAATATTTTATACTAG
- a CDS encoding 5'-methylthioadenosine/S-adenosylhomocysteine nucleosidase, whose product MIISKAIVTAMPEEAELIIQKYNLLETKVIGAMKIYEGKRKNTESEEENLILVLCGVGKIHTAFATTYLFENYLFEKVLNIGVVGNLRPDTIQIGDVLIPNTFMQHDVYIPDFIDSMSYLRDPIFTEYAVGEDYNLEKFNLHLHGICVTGDQFIDNNDLKNELVDVHSADIVDMEAYSFLTIVKNYNALDKTVVIKSVSDGANGDAAQDHVANLKLAMDNAIIILDFVL is encoded by the coding sequence ATGATAATCTCAAAGGCTATAGTTACTGCAATGCCTGAAGAAGCAGAACTCATTATCCAAAAATATAACTTGCTTGAAACAAAAGTTATTGGAGCGATGAAGATATATGAGGGAAAAAGAAAAAATACAGAAAGTGAGGAGGAAAATTTGATTTTAGTTCTTTGTTGAGTTGGAAAAATACATACAGCATTTGCTACGACCTATCTATTTGAAAACTATCTATTTGAAAAAGTCCTTAATATTTGAGTCGTTTGAAATCTTCGACCTGATACGATACAAATCTGAGATGTTCTCATCCCAAATACTTTTATGCAACATGATGTATATATTCCAGATTTTATTGATTCTATGTCTTACCTGCGAGATCCTATTTTTACAGAATATGCAGTCTGAGAAGATTATAACTTAGAAAAATTTAATCTTCATTTACATGGTATTTGTGTAACCTGAGATCAGTTCATAGATAACAATGATTTAAAAAATGAACTTGTGGATGTTCACAGTGCCGACATAGTAGATATGGAAGCCTATAGTTTTTTAACTATAGTTAAAAATTATAATGCCCTTGATAAGACAGTAGTTATAAAATCAGTTTCTGATGGAGCTAACGGTGACGCTGCACAAGACCATGTTGCAAATTTAAAACTCGCAATGGATAATGCAATAATAATACTTGATTTTGTATTATAA
- the uvrC gene encoding excinuclease ABC subunit C, with protein MSEYIENILRDLPKTPGIYQFFNTSGEIIYIGKSVRLKDRVNSYFRSHTKLTVQKKIMVRQIVDIKIIITNNETESLILERSLIKEHKPQYNILLKDDKNYYYIKITDEQFPKVIKTRFKTKSGKYFGPYTHGFYVSNLLRIIKKVYGYGCYGIHFFRVGRQYNLDQYIFKNNTHREKPDITLAEIETYYKEKISEIEDFLKGNVNHIAEGLTRKMLAYAAELKFEEAAKLKIDIDSLRITQEEQIVRDFVNGNYDVINILEKYGNTYVGCIEIRNSVIMGYFNYEIENSLEEDSHEVLKTFVENRYIDHLEEADTATYIIPFAVEGLTQGIKTEVPKIGGKFDVLRLCYKNLYNYAHKKYLGSLSAKNFTKSTMSDLLDILGYTQVNKKDIVFECNDISHLSGTHTVASRSVIENGRTNPKKYRKFHIKNLSQGKIDDFGSMKEIFERRLLEMIKLGNIPDLIIIDGGKGQLGSVVRIQNEFIDNLEQKYKSLEIKELSFEASEKAIRELQIVSLAKQEEELFLPGISKSIVLSKDSPQLRLVQSIRDEAHRFAITFNRDARSANMKKNILESLPGIGPVTRKKIIRNFGSVGGLKAMSRSDIESKLGLKVTQILDDHGLLM; from the coding sequence ATGAGTGAGTATATAGAAAATATTCTGAGAGACCTTCCAAAAACACCTGGTATTTACCAGTTTTTTAATACGTCTTGAGAAATAATCTATATTGGTAAATCTGTACGTCTTAAAGATAGAGTCAATAGTTACTTTAGAAGTCATACAAAGCTAACAGTTCAAAAAAAAATTATGGTTCGGCAAATTGTCGACATAAAAATTATTATCACTAATAATGAGACAGAGAGTTTAATTCTGGAGAGATCACTTATCAAGGAACACAAACCTCAATATAATATACTTCTCAAAGATGATAAAAATTATTATTATATCAAGATAACAGACGAGCAATTTCCAAAGGTTATCAAAACAAGATTTAAAACAAAATCTTGAAAATATTTTGGGCCTTACACACATGGATTTTACGTCAGCAATTTGCTACGAATCATTAAAAAAGTATATTGATATTGATGTTACGGAATCCATTTCTTCAGAGTCTGAAGACAATATAATCTTGATCAGTATATATTTAAAAATAATACCCATAGAGAAAAACCTGATATCACGCTCGCAGAGATAGAAACGTACTACAAGGAAAAAATATCAGAGATAGAGGATTTTTTAAAAGGAAATGTAAATCATATAGCAGAGTGACTTACTCGTAAAATGCTTGCGTATGCAGCTGAATTAAAATTTGAAGAAGCTGCAAAACTCAAGATAGATATTGATTCACTCAGAATAACGCAAGAAGAGCAAATAGTCAGAGACTTTGTAAATGGAAATTATGATGTTATAAATATACTCGAAAAATATGGAAATACCTATGTTTGATGTATAGAGATTCGTAATAGTGTCATAATGTGATACTTTAACTACGAAATTGAAAACTCATTAGAGGAAGATAGTCATGAAGTACTGAAAACCTTTGTAGAGAATAGATATATTGATCATCTTGAGGAAGCAGATACAGCTACCTATATTATTCCGTTCGCCGTAGAGTGATTAACCCAATGAATTAAGACTGAGGTTCCTAAAATATGAGGGAAATTTGATGTTCTGAGACTCTGTTACAAGAATTTATATAATTATGCTCATAAAAAATACTTGGGGTCTCTATCGGCTAAAAACTTCACAAAATCTACCATGTCAGATTTACTGGATATTTTATGATATACACAAGTAAATAAAAAAGATATTGTATTCGAGTGTAATGATATCTCTCATCTCTCAGGAACACATACGGTAGCGAGTAGAAGTGTGATTGAAAACTGACGAACAAATCCCAAAAAATATAGAAAATTTCATATTAAAAATCTCAGTCAATGAAAAATTGATGATTTTGGTTCTATGAAAGAGATTTTTGAACGTAGACTCTTAGAAATGATAAAATTATGAAATATTCCTGATCTTATTATCATTGATGGTGGAAAGTGACAACTTGGTTCAGTTGTGAGAATTCAAAATGAATTTATCGATAATCTAGAGCAAAAATATAAGAGTCTAGAAATTAAAGAGCTCAGTTTTGAAGCTTCAGAAAAAGCAATAAGAGAATTGCAGATAGTCAGTCTCGCAAAACAAGAAGAAGAACTCTTTCTCCCTGGTATTTCAAAAAGTATTGTACTCTCCAAAGACTCACCTCAGTTAAGACTGGTACAATCTATTCGTGATGAGGCTCACAGATTTGCTATTACGTTTAATAGAGATGCAAGAAGCGCTAATATGAAAAAAAATATTTTAGAGTCACTCCCATGAATTTGACCTGTAACTCGTAAAAAAATAATTCGAAATTTTTGAAGCGTTGGTTGACTTAAAGCTATGTCAAGAAGCGATATTGAATCCAAATTATGACTTAAAGTTACGCAAATACTTGATGACCATTGACTCCTGATGTAA
- the htpX gene encoding protease HtpX, which translates to MNLIKRIGLFLLTNIAVIFLFSIIIFLIERIFGINISASAGTGYTGLLIYAAIFGFVGSFFSLAISRWSAKKLYSITPIKADEVSFLSPKEQLVYRTVHDISQRENIKAPQVGIYQSQDPNAFATGATKNSSLVACSSGLLQSMTEDEIEAVVAHEMAHVVNGDMVTMSLLQGVMNTFVIFFARIIANIINERTEGKLGGVVYFAVYIVLQIVLGILASLVVNAFSRRREFHADAGSAKFVGKEKMIAALQALGRMKELAPSNADKLATMKINTKTDTGFKKFFMTHPPIEERIKNLENLRIS; encoded by the coding sequence ATGAATCTAATAAAAAGAATCGGATTATTTCTTTTAACTAACATTGCAGTTATATTTCTATTTTCTATTATTATATTTTTAATAGAAAGAATATTTTGAATCAATATTTCTGCTTCCGCTGGGACTTGATATACGTGATTACTTATTTATGCAGCTATATTTGGGTTTGTAGGATCATTTTTTTCACTTGCCATATCACGATGGTCAGCAAAAAAACTCTACTCAATAACTCCAATTAAAGCTGATGAGGTCTCTTTTTTATCACCAAAAGAGCAACTTGTATATAGAACAGTTCATGATATTTCTCAAAGAGAAAATATAAAGGCTCCTCAAGTTTGAATCTATCAATCTCAGGATCCTAATGCATTTGCAACTGGAGCTACAAAAAATAGTTCACTCGTTGCCTGTTCATCAGGACTTCTACAAAGTATGACAGAAGATGAAATTGAAGCTGTGGTCGCTCATGAAATGGCTCATGTTGTAAATGGTGATATGGTTACTATGAGTTTATTACAATGAGTAATGAACACCTTTGTAATATTTTTCGCTCGAATTATAGCAAATATTATTAATGAAAGAACAGAGTGAAAACTAGGTTGAGTTGTATACTTTGCTGTGTATATTGTCTTGCAAATAGTTTTAGGTATACTTGCTTCACTTGTTGTAAATGCATTCTCTCGAAGACGAGAGTTTCATGCTGATGCAGGAAGTGCAAAATTTGTTTGAAAGGAAAAAATGATTGCAGCACTTCAAGCACTTGGACGAATGAAAGAGCTCGCTCCGTCTAATGCTGATAAGTTGGCAACTATGAAAATAAATACTAAAACTGATACTGGATTTAAAAAATTCTTTATGACTCATCCTCCAATTGAGGAAAGAATAAAAAACTTAGAAAATTTAAGAATCTCTTAA
- a CDS encoding RNHCP domain-containing protein yields the protein MGFIMKNESFQCENCHAEVSKHPSGSARNHCSKCLSSKHLDQDTPGDRLSQCYGLMKAVGKDFKKNKGWMIQHECQKCHKKILNKLAEDDDVIVFGKL from the coding sequence ATGTGATTTATAATGAAAAATGAATCATTTCAGTGTGAAAACTGTCATGCAGAAGTTTCTAAACATCCGTCATGAAGTGCTCGTAACCATTGTTCAAAATGTTTAAGTTCAAAACATCTAGATCAAGATACACCATGAGATAGACTCAGTCAATGTTACTGACTGATGAAAGCAGTTTGAAAAGATTTCAAAAAAAATAAAGGTTGGATGATACAACACGAGTGTCAGAAATGTCACAAAAAAATCCTCAACAAATTAGCTGAGGATGATGATGTTATCGTATTTGGTAAATTGTAG
- the xth gene encoding exodeoxyribonuclease III — protein sequence MKLISWNVNGIRAVLKKNFIEYLKEENPDVAGFQEIKGNPSQITKKDIAELETLGYHMYWNPASRPGYSGTAVFSKQEALNVIYGIPEASYDTKSIEYVDETLLENHEGRVSCLEFENYFYITVYTPNSKDDLSRLNYRYSVWDKAFLQYLQYLEQSKPVIICGDLNVAHREIDLARPKQNTMSAGFTREEREGMDNFIDGGFIDTFRYKNPDSIDRYSWWSYRAGARARNVGWRIDYFLTSKSIIDKVERAFIRDDVLGSDHCPVGIEISL from the coding sequence ATGAAACTCATCTCATGGAACGTGAATTGAATTCGGGCTGTTCTTAAAAAAAATTTTATAGAGTATCTCAAAGAGGAAAACCCAGATGTTGCTTGATTTCAAGAAATTAAAGGAAATCCTTCTCAAATTACAAAAAAGGATATCGCTGAACTTGAGACACTTTGATATCATATGTACTGGAACCCAGCAAGCAGACCTGGATATTCTGGAACAGCAGTATTTTCAAAACAAGAAGCTCTTAATGTTATATATTGAATTCCTGAAGCAAGTTATGACACAAAAAGCATAGAATATGTTGACGAGACTCTCCTAGAGAATCATGAATGAAGAGTATCATGCCTAGAATTTGAAAACTATTTTTACATAACCGTTTACACTCCTAACTCAAAAGATGATTTATCGAGACTCAATTATAGATACTCAGTATGGGATAAGGCATTTTTACAATATTTACAGTATTTAGAACAATCTAAGCCAGTTATTATTTGTGGAGACCTCAATGTAGCCCATAGAGAAATAGACCTTGCTAGACCCAAACAAAATACCATGAGTGCTTGATTTACGCGAGAAGAAAGAGAATGAATGGATAATTTTATAGATGGAGGTTTTATAGATACATTTCGATATAAAAACCCTGATAGTATCGATCGATATTCATGGTGGAGTTACAGAGCTTGAGCAAGAGCTCGAAACGTCGGCTGGAGGATAGATTATTTCCTTACTTCAAAAAGTATAATTGATAAAGTTGAGAGAGCATTCATTCGAGATGATGTCCTATGAAGTGATCACTGTCCAGTTGGTATAGAAATAAGTTTATAA
- a CDS encoding pterin-4-alpha-carbinolamine dehydratase, whose translation MKYFQEQKNKLIGEFEFKNFNQALDFVNLIAGIAEMSQHHPDITMHDYKFVTVTTTTHEEGNAITDKDYNLVKQIESFYNR comes from the coding sequence ATGAAATATTTTCAAGAACAGAAAAACAAACTTATTTGAGAATTTGAGTTCAAAAATTTTAATCAGGCTCTTGATTTTGTTAATCTCATAGCCTGAATTGCAGAAATGAGTCAGCATCATCCAGATATTACAATGCATGATTACAAGTTTGTTACAGTAACAACTACGACACATGAAGAGTGAAATGCCATTACTGATAAAGACTATAATCTCGTGAAACAAATAGAATCATTTTATAATAGATAG
- a CDS encoding S-layer homology domain-containing protein: protein MKKDIMMISVLGLFLVQNTYSFTPNIDQINNAMLLQDKSVISSQIMKLDSKELSKKYANNQEEYLEYIQEFVEKTKLGELITRRETMKIVMNLGGKKINTVCRGNFKDVTSDDWGCKYVESALDAGMISKADTFRPNDTTSKIEALKLVLKSKGIQKFVETDNWKRDYVETAFQYGIIKTEFYDYDATPNRAWIFDIAAATIKQEGKIKTRMNEKLMSDEAL from the coding sequence ATGAAAAAAGATATTATGATGATCAGTGTTTTAGGATTATTTTTAGTCCAAAATACATATTCATTCACTCCAAACATTGATCAAATAAACAATGCAATGCTATTGCAAGATAAAAGTGTTATTTCATCACAAATTATGAAGCTGGATTCAAAAGAACTTTCAAAAAAGTATGCTAATAATCAAGAAGAATATTTAGAATATATTCAAGAATTTGTAGAAAAAACTAAACTATGAGAGCTTATAACTCGAAGAGAAACTATGAAAATAGTTATGAATCTTGGCTGAAAAAAAATAAATACAGTTTGTAGAGGTAATTTCAAAGACGTCACGTCAGATGATTGGGGGTGTAAATATGTAGAATCTGCACTTGATGCTGGTATGATATCAAAAGCAGATACTTTCAGACCAAATGATACAACTTCTAAAATTGAAGCTCTAAAACTGGTACTAAAATCTAAAGGGATTCAAAAATTTGTAGAAACTGATAATTGGAAGAGAGACTATGTTGAAACTGCATTTCAATATGGAATCATAAAAACAGAGTTTTATGATTATGACGCAACACCAAATAGAGCTTGGATTTTTGATATAGCTGCAGCTACTATTAAACAAGAAGGTAAAATTAAAACAAGAATGAACGAAAAACTTATGAGTGATGAAGCATTATAA
- the mraY gene encoding phospho-N-acetylmuramoyl-pentapeptide-transferase encodes MDTNLVSIFGFGLATFLVGFLVTPSYITLLQKLKLGKQIRENATMGKAFEFFKLHASKAGTPTMGGAMILATVFFMVLLSIILQQLGFTNNSLFNQNETYLSLFTLFTVGILGGVDDYMNIRGIGKTKGISAKFKMVWLILFAGAGAVWFYDKLGWSEILLKIPFIPGIEIGFLFIPLFIFIIVGAANSVNISDGLDGLAGGLLLFAYGVYGYITFDKGLFLLSTLCVSICGALVAFLWFNIKPAKFYMGDVGSLALGANLGLMALLTNTLAILVIVGMIFILETLSVIIQLTSKKLRNGKKVFKIAPFHHHLEAVGWAEETVVFRLWLVGMILSVVGVIFYIITK; translated from the coding sequence GTGGATACGAATCTTGTTTCAATATTTGGTTTTGGACTTGCCACTTTTTTGGTAGGTTTTTTAGTGACTCCCTCATACATTACTCTCTTGCAAAAGCTAAAACTTGGGAAACAAATACGTGAAAATGCTACTATGTGAAAAGCTTTTGAGTTTTTCAAGCTTCACGCATCTAAAGCAGGAACTCCAACTATGTGATGAGCTATGATACTTGCAACTGTTTTTTTCATGGTACTCCTGAGTATTATTCTACAACAACTTGGTTTTACGAATAACTCACTTTTTAATCAAAATGAAACATATCTCAGTTTATTTACTCTTTTTACAGTTTGAATTCTTGGATGAGTTGATGATTATATGAACATTCGATGAATAGGGAAAACAAAATGAATATCTGCAAAATTCAAAATGGTATGGCTTATACTTTTTGCGTGAGCGTGAGCAGTATGGTTTTATGATAAACTTGGCTGGTCAGAGATACTTTTAAAAATACCATTTATTCCAGGAATAGAAATAGGATTTCTGTTTATTCCTCTCTTTATATTTATTATAGTTTGAGCTGCCAATAGTGTCAATATAAGTGACTGACTAGATGGATTGGCTGGATGATTACTGTTGTTTGCATACTGAGTATATTGATATATCACTTTTGATAAATGACTTTTTCTCCTCTCAACACTCTGTGTCAGTATCTGTTGAGCACTAGTTGCATTTTTATGGTTTAATATAAAACCTGCTAAGTTCTATATGTGAGATGTTTGAAGTCTCGCGCTTTGAGCCAATCTCTGACTTATGGCTCTGCTTACTAATACTCTAGCAATACTTGTTATAGTTTGAATGATTTTCATACTTGAAACACTTTCAGTTATTATTCAACTTACGAGTAAAAAACTGAGAAATTGAAAAAAAGTATTTAAAATTGCTCCCTTTCATCATCACCTAGAAGCAGTAGGTTGGGCAGAAGAAACGGTTGTATTTAGACTCTGGCTAGTTGGTATGATACTCTCTGTGGTCTGAGTAATATTTTATATAATAACAAAATAG
- a CDS encoding carbohydrate kinase family protein → MKEILVSGSTAFDTYCLYDGLFESHFQNGDIKSGLNMSLLAKSMEKYHGGTGANICYNLALLGEHSVLLSSVGEDFKYSDVITEKINLNYIHKTKKELTAHSIIFADSDDNRMSLFNAGAMSEASESKISFIKEKIAFGVVSANHIPTMLEHAREIKSLGLDLYVDPAQQISQMSHDELRELIDLADYLIVNQYELLDLQSIGGYLDEDLEEKLTAYIVTYGTQGSQLHQGNSLIHIPAILTDDFYDSTGAGDAYRAGVFKAIVEGYTLLEGCQLGSLLASHCVVAPGSQQHHFSLGVLGEEMKDKFSVEMDLYKKRPY, encoded by the coding sequence ATGAAAGAAATTTTAGTAAGTGGTTCTACAGCTTTTGATACCTATTGTTTATATGATGGTCTGTTTGAGTCACATTTTCAAAATTGAGATATCAAATCTTGACTCAATATGTCACTTTTAGCTAAAAGCATGGAGAAATATCATGGATGAACGTGAGCAAATATTTGTTATAACTTAGCACTTTTAGGTGAGCATTCAGTTTTACTATCGAGTGTGGGTGAAGATTTTAAGTATTCGGATGTTATTACAGAAAAAATAAATCTTAATTATATTCATAAAACAAAAAAAGAACTTACTGCTCACAGTATTATTTTTGCAGATAGTGACGATAATAGAATGTCACTTTTCAATGCATGAGCTATGAGTGAAGCTTCAGAATCAAAAATTAGTTTCATAAAAGAAAAAATAGCATTTTGAGTGGTCTCTGCAAATCATATTCCTACTATGTTAGAGCATGCAAGAGAAATAAAATCATTATGACTTGATCTTTACGTCGATCCAGCTCAGCAGATTTCACAAATGTCGCATGATGAACTCCGAGAACTGATTGATTTAGCTGATTATTTAATAGTAAATCAATATGAATTGCTTGACTTACAATCAATAGGATGATATTTAGACGAAGATTTAGAAGAGAAGCTTACTGCATATATTGTAACATATGGAACCCAAGGGTCTCAACTTCACCAGTGAAATTCACTCATTCATATACCTGCGATATTAACAGATGATTTTTATGATTCTACTTGAGCCTGAGATGCTTACAGAGCCTGAGTATTTAAGGCAATTGTAGAGTGATATACACTTCTTGAATGATGTCAGTTATGAAGTTTACTCGCTTCTCATTGTGTAGTAGCTCCAGGTTCTCAGCAACATCATTTTAGTTTATGAGTACTTTGAGAAGAAATGAAAGACAAGTTCTCAGTAGAAATGGATCTCTATAAAAAAAGACCTTATTAA
- a CDS encoding S-layer homology domain-containing protein: MLYLGVFGAAGDSYYVINKNTQICGEFIQGTASKNNWVPEGFESVTLVEGLFSRFNATQSCQKGNTSACCKDLGYRYAGVSIGQVIISENRSAAEYLAQKNIIVNHSLDPSNYLLDADISRKELMKIIIQASGIETRDSCKNIFSDVEDDWGCKYIETALSQGIIAGNQEFRPNDSVTQSEALKLVFQSLNIEKRYTTNSWQQDYISSAFYLGFINIKFSDYNLAAKRGYIFSVLEKALKYKSK, encoded by the coding sequence ATGTTATATCTGTGAGTTTTTTGAGCAGCTTGAGATAGTTATTATGTTATAAATAAAAATACTCAAATATGCTGAGAATTTATTCAATGAACTGCTAGCAAAAATAACTGGGTCCCTGAGTGATTTGAATCAGTAACATTGGTTGAATGATTATTCAGTAGATTTAATGCTACTCAATCATGCCAAAAATGAAATACGAGTGCTTGTTGCAAAGATCTTTGATATAGATATGCGTGAGTATCTATCGGTCAAGTAATCATCAGTGAAAACAGGAGTGCTGCTGAATACCTTGCTCAAAAAAATATTATAGTGAATCATAGTTTAGATCCTTCTAACTATTTGCTAGATGCAGATATTAGTCGTAAAGAGCTTATGAAGATTATCATTCAAGCTTCTGGGATTGAAACAAGAGATTCATGCAAGAATATTTTTAGTGATGTTGAAGATGATTGGGGATGCAAATACATAGAAACTGCCCTTTCTCAGTGAATTATTGCGTGAAATCAAGAGTTTCGTCCTAATGATTCTGTTACTCAGTCTGAAGCCTTGAAGCTAGTATTTCAGTCCCTAAATATTGAAAAAAGATATACCACAAATTCATGGCAGCAGGATTATATTTCAAGCGCATTTTATCTCTGATTTATAAACATAAAGTTTTCTGATTATAATTTAGCTGCAAAACGTTGATACATTTTCAGTGTTTTGGAGAAAGCTTTGAAGTATAAAAGTAAATAA